In the genome of Massilia sp. PAMC28688, one region contains:
- a CDS encoding long-chain fatty acid--CoA ligase codes for MNTSDGLELHTFPRRLIAHGQVRGQRPAFREKYLGIWQTWNWSEVNAQVRALACGLASLGFKRGMNLAIIGDNRPRLYWAMLAAQCIGGVPVPLYQDAPAGDMAYVLTDADIAFAVVEDQEQVDKMLELQAQCPQLRHIIYEDERGMRHYKDDALLPLARLQELGRAWDSANPGAFDAAVKAGQGSDTAIILYTSGTTGKPKGVCQSHASLIAAGTGGVGFDKLTEREDILSYLPMAWVGDCLFSMAQALVAGFTVNCPESGDTVLTDLREIGPTYYFAPPRVFENMLTTVMIRMEDAGAIKRRMFHFFMDVARRCGAAILDGKPVAAGDRALYAVGRVLVYGPLKNVLGLSRVRVAYTAGAAIGPDLFRFYRSIGVNLKQLYGSTETCAYVCLQPDGNIKFDSVGLPAPGVEVRLGDNGEVLVKSAATMDGYFRRPEATAEVIDADGYFHTGDAGVFDADGHLKIIDRAADVGKMRSGTIFAPNYIENKLKFFPFIKEAVAFGDGREQVCAFINIDMEAVGNWAERRNIAYAGYTDLAAHATTYELIKECVEKVNADLAAEALMGETQIHRFLVLHKELDPDDDELTRTRKVRRKFIAEKYAVLIDALYSGKPSQFISTQVKFEDGRSGMVSADLRICDAVTYPIIARAA; via the coding sequence GTGAACACAAGCGACGGCCTGGAACTGCATACTTTTCCGCGGCGCCTGATCGCGCACGGCCAGGTACGCGGCCAGCGCCCCGCCTTCCGCGAGAAATACCTCGGCATCTGGCAGACCTGGAACTGGAGCGAGGTCAATGCCCAAGTGCGCGCGCTCGCTTGCGGCCTGGCCTCGCTCGGCTTCAAGCGCGGCATGAACCTGGCCATTATCGGCGATAACCGCCCGCGCCTGTACTGGGCCATGCTCGCGGCCCAGTGCATCGGCGGCGTGCCGGTGCCTTTATACCAGGACGCCCCGGCGGGCGACATGGCGTACGTACTGACCGACGCCGACATCGCCTTTGCGGTCGTGGAAGACCAGGAACAGGTCGACAAAATGCTGGAACTGCAGGCCCAGTGCCCGCAGCTGCGCCATATCATTTATGAAGACGAACGCGGGATGCGTCATTACAAGGACGATGCTCTGCTGCCGCTGGCCAGGCTGCAGGAACTGGGGCGCGCCTGGGACAGCGCCAATCCCGGCGCCTTTGATGCCGCCGTCAAGGCCGGCCAGGGCAGCGACACGGCCATCATCCTGTACACCTCCGGCACCACCGGCAAACCGAAGGGCGTATGCCAGTCGCATGCATCCCTGATCGCGGCCGGTACCGGCGGCGTGGGCTTTGACAAGCTGACCGAGCGCGAAGACATCCTGTCCTACCTGCCCATGGCCTGGGTGGGCGACTGCCTGTTCTCCATGGCGCAGGCACTGGTGGCAGGCTTCACGGTCAACTGTCCCGAGTCGGGCGACACGGTACTAACAGACCTGCGTGAAATAGGACCCACGTATTATTTTGCGCCGCCGCGCGTGTTCGAGAACATGCTCACCACCGTCATGATCCGCATGGAAGACGCGGGCGCCATCAAGCGCCGCATGTTCCACTTTTTCATGGACGTGGCCAGGCGCTGCGGCGCCGCCATTTTGGATGGCAAGCCGGTGGCAGCGGGTGACCGCGCCCTGTACGCTGTGGGCAGGGTCCTGGTGTACGGACCGCTGAAAAATGTACTGGGTCTGTCGCGGGTGCGGGTGGCCTACACGGCCGGCGCCGCGATCGGCCCGGACCTGTTTCGCTTTTACCGCTCCATTGGCGTCAATCTCAAGCAGTTGTACGGCTCCACCGAAACCTGCGCCTACGTGTGCCTGCAGCCGGACGGGAACATCAAGTTTGACAGCGTGGGTCTGCCGGCGCCGGGCGTGGAGGTCAGGCTGGGCGACAATGGCGAAGTACTGGTAAAGTCGGCGGCCACCATGGACGGCTACTTCAGGCGCCCGGAAGCGACCGCCGAAGTCATTGACGCCGACGGCTACTTTCACACCGGCGACGCGGGCGTGTTCGATGCCGACGGCCACCTCAAGATCATCGACCGCGCCGCAGATGTGGGCAAGATGCGCTCCGGGACCATCTTCGCGCCCAACTACATCGAGAACAAGCTCAAATTTTTCCCGTTCATTAAAGAAGCCGTGGCCTTTGGCGACGGCCGCGAACAGGTGTGCGCATTCATCAATATCGACATGGAAGCCGTCGGCAACTGGGCCGAGCGGCGCAATATCGCCTATGCCGGCTACACCGACCTGGCCGCCCACGCCACCACCTATGAGCTGATCAAGGAATGCGTGGAAAAGGTCAACGCCGACCTGGCGGCCGAGGCGCTGATGGGCGAGACCCAGATTCACCGCTTCCTGGTGCTGCACAAGGAACTCGATCCGGACGACGATGAACTGACGCGCACGCGCAAGGTGCGGCGCAAGTTCATCGCCGAAAAATATGCGGTGCTGATCGATGCCCTGTACAGCGGCAAGCCGAGCCAGTTCATCAGCACCCAGGTCAAGTTCGAGGATGGCCGCAGCGGCATGGTCAGCGCCGACCTGCGCATCTGCGACGCTGTCACCTATCCCATCATCGCGAGGGCAGCGTGA
- a CDS encoding ABC transporter ATP-binding protein, protein MHEVTTSGSAAGAAAPYLSVNNVEVIYDHVILVLKGVSLQVPKGQIVALLGANGAGKSTTLKTISTLLRGERGDVTKGEVLFKGERVDQMTPSELVRRGLSQVMEGRHCFGHLTIEENLLTGAYTRKISRAEIREALEGVYHYFPRLKTRRSSLAGYTSGGEQQMCAIGRALMAKPSMILLDEPSMGIAPQIVEEIFGIVKDLNQKEEVSFLLAEQNTAVALRYADFGYILENGRVVMEGAASDLASNEDVKEFYLGVSGAGRTSFRDNKFYRRRKRWLA, encoded by the coding sequence ATGCATGAAGTGACGACAAGCGGGTCGGCAGCAGGCGCAGCCGCGCCCTACCTCTCGGTCAACAACGTCGAGGTGATTTACGATCACGTGATCCTGGTGCTCAAGGGTGTATCGCTGCAGGTACCCAAGGGGCAGATCGTGGCCCTGTTGGGCGCCAACGGTGCTGGCAAGTCGACCACGCTCAAGACCATCTCCACGCTGCTGCGTGGCGAGCGTGGCGACGTGACCAAGGGCGAGGTGCTGTTCAAGGGCGAGCGCGTGGACCAGATGACGCCCAGTGAGCTGGTACGGCGCGGCCTGTCGCAGGTGATGGAAGGGCGGCACTGTTTTGGCCACCTTACCATCGAAGAAAACCTGCTGACCGGGGCCTACACGCGCAAGATCTCGCGGGCCGAGATTCGCGAGGCGCTGGAAGGCGTGTACCACTATTTCCCGCGCCTGAAGACCCGGCGCTCAAGCCTGGCCGGCTACACCTCCGGCGGCGAGCAGCAGATGTGCGCCATCGGCCGCGCCCTGATGGCCAAGCCATCCATGATCCTGCTCGATGAACCATCGATGGGTATCGCGCCCCAGATCGTCGAAGAGATATTCGGCATCGTCAAGGACCTGAACCAGAAGGAGGAAGTATCGTTCCTGCTGGCCGAGCAGAATACCGCCGTGGCGCTGCGCTACGCCGACTTTGGCTACATCCTCGAAAATGGACGTGTGGTGATGGAAGGCGCAGCCAGTGACCTGGCCAGCAATGAAGACGTCAAGGAATTCTACCTGGGCGTTTCAGGCGCGGGGCGCACCAGCTTCCGGGACAATAAATTCTACCGCCGCCGCAAACGCTGGCTGGCATGA
- a CDS encoding branched-chain amino acid ABC transporter permease: MFYREAGQFKTTYESDNQIFPIRQDRYAMLAVLALALLVVPLFASPYMLSAILIPFLIFSLAALGLNILTGYAGQLSLGTAAFMAVGAFASFNFVARVPGMPMLLAFVLGGLSAALVGIAFGLPSLRIRGFYLAAATLATQFFVVWCLTKIPYLTNYSTSGVITAQKIVILGYVFDTPATKYLLVLAIVSLMALLAKNMVRSNVGRSWMAIRDMDMAAEVIGFRPMRTKLLAFAVSSFYCGVAGALYAYAYLGTVEPEAYNLDLSFRILFMIIIGGVGSILGSFLGAAFIVLLPVFLNIVAHGLSLPTSVASNLELMVFGALIIFFLIVEPHGLARLWQIGKEKLRLWPFPH; this comes from the coding sequence ATGTTTTACCGCGAAGCCGGTCAATTCAAGACGACCTACGAGTCCGACAACCAGATTTTCCCGATCCGCCAGGACCGCTACGCCATGCTCGCCGTGCTGGCGCTGGCGCTGCTGGTGGTGCCGCTGTTTGCCTCGCCGTACATGCTGTCGGCCATCCTGATCCCGTTCCTGATTTTCTCGCTGGCGGCGCTGGGCCTCAATATCCTGACCGGGTACGCCGGCCAGCTTTCCCTCGGCACGGCCGCCTTCATGGCCGTGGGTGCGTTCGCCTCGTTCAACTTCGTCGCGCGCGTGCCGGGCATGCCCATGCTGCTCGCCTTTGTGCTCGGCGGGCTGTCGGCCGCGCTGGTGGGCATCGCCTTTGGCCTGCCGTCGCTGCGCATCCGCGGCTTTTACCTGGCTGCCGCCACGCTGGCAACCCAGTTTTTTGTGGTGTGGTGCCTGACCAAGATTCCGTACCTGACCAATTACAGCACCTCCGGCGTGATCACGGCCCAGAAAATCGTCATCCTTGGCTACGTGTTCGACACGCCGGCCACCAAGTATCTCCTGGTGCTGGCGATCGTGTCGCTGATGGCGCTCCTTGCCAAGAACATGGTGCGCTCCAACGTGGGGCGCTCCTGGATGGCAATCCGCGACATGGACATGGCCGCCGAAGTCATTGGCTTTCGGCCCATGCGCACCAAGCTGCTGGCCTTTGCCGTCAGCTCGTTTTACTGCGGCGTGGCCGGCGCCCTGTATGCCTACGCCTACCTGGGCACGGTGGAGCCGGAAGCGTACAACCTGGACCTGTCATTTCGCATTCTATTCATGATCATCATTGGCGGCGTCGGCTCCATACTGGGCTCCTTCCTGGGCGCAGCCTTCATCGTGCTGCTGCCGGTGTTCCTCAACATCGTCGCGCACGGGCTGTCGCTGCCCACATCGGTGGCATCGAACCTGGAGCTGATGGTATTTGGCGCCTTGATCATCTTTTTCCTGATCGTCGAACCGCACGGGCTGGCGCGCCTGTGGCAGATTGGTAAAGAGAAGCTGCGGCTCTGGCCGTTCCCGCATTGA
- a CDS encoding ABC transporter substrate-binding protein: MNKIKKIMLCAALTCAFGQAVAADQFVALPSYRVGPYAAGGSGFYGGAIDYFNLVNANGGVNGVKIKWEECETEYNPSRGIECYERLKTKNGGATLVEPLSTGIAYGILDRVATDKIPMTTLGYGRSDAANGKVFPYIFPLVTTYWNQAAAMVKYLADKNGGYAKLKGKKIVHLYHDSAFGKEPLPVLEAQAKQYGFELIKIAVAPPGSEQQSQWLQIRQARPDHVILWGWGVMNSVAIKTAQRNGFPREKMLGVWWAGSEEDTIPSGEAAKGYTSMTFNTPGNYPLIDEIRKKVYAAGKGNLADQGRIGSVYHMRGLTMGVLWVEAIRTAQEKFGKGKVMTGEQVRWGLENLNVDAARQKALGVLNMFPTVKTSCEDHEGSGAVKVQQWDGKKWVAITPNWVVGDKALTRRLLEASSAAYAAEKKITPSCMK, translated from the coding sequence ATGAACAAGATCAAGAAAATCATGCTGTGCGCAGCTTTGACGTGCGCCTTTGGACAGGCAGTGGCGGCCGACCAGTTCGTGGCGCTGCCGTCCTATCGCGTGGGGCCTTATGCGGCGGGCGGCTCGGGCTTTTACGGCGGCGCCATCGACTACTTCAACCTCGTCAACGCCAACGGCGGCGTCAATGGCGTGAAGATCAAGTGGGAAGAATGCGAGACCGAATACAACCCCTCGCGCGGCATCGAATGCTATGAGCGCTTGAAGACCAAGAATGGCGGCGCGACCCTGGTCGAACCTCTGTCCACCGGCATCGCCTACGGCATCCTGGACCGCGTGGCCACCGACAAGATCCCCATGACGACCCTGGGCTACGGCCGCTCGGACGCCGCCAACGGCAAGGTATTCCCGTACATTTTCCCGCTCGTGACCACCTACTGGAACCAGGCCGCAGCCATGGTCAAGTACCTGGCAGACAAGAACGGCGGCTACGCCAAGCTCAAAGGGAAGAAGATCGTCCATCTGTACCACGACTCGGCATTTGGCAAGGAGCCGCTGCCGGTGCTGGAAGCGCAGGCCAAACAGTACGGCTTTGAGCTGATCAAGATCGCGGTGGCGCCCCCGGGCAGCGAGCAGCAGTCGCAGTGGCTGCAGATTCGCCAGGCGCGGCCCGACCATGTGATCCTGTGGGGCTGGGGCGTGATGAATTCGGTGGCCATCAAGACCGCCCAGCGCAACGGCTTCCCGCGCGAGAAGATGCTGGGCGTGTGGTGGGCCGGTTCGGAAGAGGACACCATTCCGTCGGGTGAAGCGGCCAAGGGCTACACCTCCATGACCTTCAACACGCCCGGCAACTACCCGCTGATCGACGAGATCCGCAAGAAGGTCTACGCCGCCGGCAAGGGCAACCTGGCCGACCAGGGCAGGATCGGATCGGTGTACCACATGCGCGGCCTGACCATGGGCGTGCTGTGGGTGGAAGCCATCCGCACGGCGCAGGAAAAATTCGGCAAGGGCAAGGTCATGACGGGTGAACAGGTGCGCTGGGGCCTGGAGAACCTGAACGTGGATGCGGCGCGCCAGAAAGCGCTGGGCGTGCTGAACATGTTCCCGACCGTGAAAACCAGCTGCGAGGACCATGAGGGTTCGGGCGCGGTCAAGGTGCAGCAGTGGGATGGCAAGAAGTGGGTTGCCATCACCCCTAACTGGGTGGTGGGCGACAAGGCGCTCACGCGCCGCCTGCTGGAAGCGTCGTCCGCCGCCTATGCGGCCGAAAAGAAGATCACGCCGTCATGCATGAAGTGA
- a CDS encoding MmcQ/YjbR family DNA-binding protein: MDFEAAKALCRTFPGCTEDVKWGADLVFSVGLKMFAVTGSAIPATSMSFKVEDERFLEFTDRPGIIPAPYMARAKWISIQDPAALGDAEAAQLLRRSYELVFAKLTKKLQREIMDAHGGGQ; the protein is encoded by the coding sequence ATGGATTTTGAAGCTGCCAAGGCCCTGTGCCGCACTTTCCCCGGCTGCACGGAAGACGTCAAATGGGGCGCCGACCTGGTGTTTTCGGTGGGCCTGAAAATGTTCGCGGTGACCGGGAGCGCCATCCCTGCCACCAGCATGAGCTTCAAGGTTGAGGACGAGCGCTTCCTCGAGTTCACGGACCGCCCCGGCATCATCCCCGCGCCCTACATGGCGCGCGCAAAATGGATCAGCATCCAGGACCCTGCCGCGCTGGGCGACGCCGAAGCGGCGCAGCTGCTGCGCCGCTCGTACGAGCTGGTTTTTGCCAAACTGACCAAAAAACTGCAGCGCGAAATCATGGATGCGCATGGAGGCGGCCAATGA
- a CDS encoding branched-chain amino acid ABC transporter permease codes for MSFFLEVLIGGLLSGVMYALVAIGFVLIYKASGVFNFAQGAMVFFAALTCVGMIDKFGMSLWLAIPVTMAVMVVLGLAIERVVLRPLVNQPEITLFMATIGLAFFIEGLAQLMWGSQVHKLDLPIEDVPIPYLMDNYNIIVSQFDVTAAGICALLVTALALLFSRTRIGRALRAVADDHQAAQAVGIPLQQIWAVVWSVAGMVALVAGLLWGARNGVQFALTFIALKALPVLILGGFTSIPGAIVGGLIIGASEKLAEVYIGPMVGGGIEGWFPYVLALLFLLVRPEGLFGEKIIRRI; via the coding sequence ATGAGTTTTTTTCTCGAAGTGCTGATCGGCGGGCTGTTGTCGGGCGTGATGTACGCGCTGGTGGCCATCGGCTTTGTCCTCATCTACAAGGCCTCGGGCGTCTTCAATTTCGCGCAAGGGGCCATGGTGTTCTTCGCCGCCCTCACCTGCGTGGGGATGATCGACAAGTTCGGCATGTCGCTGTGGCTGGCCATTCCCGTCACCATGGCCGTGATGGTGGTGCTGGGCCTGGCCATCGAACGGGTGGTGCTGCGACCCCTCGTCAACCAGCCGGAAATCACCCTCTTCATGGCCACCATCGGACTGGCGTTCTTCATTGAAGGCCTGGCCCAGCTGATGTGGGGCTCGCAGGTGCACAAGCTGGACCTGCCGATTGAAGACGTGCCGATTCCCTACCTGATGGACAACTACAACATCATCGTTTCCCAGTTCGACGTGACGGCGGCCGGCATTTGCGCCCTGCTGGTCACCGCGCTGGCGCTGCTGTTCTCCCGGACCAGGATCGGACGTGCGCTGCGCGCCGTGGCGGACGACCACCAGGCCGCGCAGGCGGTGGGCATTCCGCTGCAGCAGATCTGGGCCGTGGTGTGGTCGGTGGCGGGCATGGTGGCGCTGGTGGCGGGCCTGCTGTGGGGCGCGCGCAACGGGGTGCAGTTCGCCCTCACCTTCATCGCCCTCAAGGCGCTGCCGGTGCTCATTCTCGGCGGCTTTACCTCGATACCGGGTGCCATCGTCGGGGGGCTGATCATCGGCGCGTCCGAAAAACTGGCGGAAGTCTATATCGGTCCCATGGTCGGTGGCGGCATCGAAGGCTGGTTCCCTTATGTGCTGGCGCTGCTGTTCTTGCTGGTGCGGCCCGAAGGGCTGTTCGGCGAAAAAATCATCCGGAGAATCTGA
- a CDS encoding ABC transporter ATP-binding protein has product MHDLNQPVPGNGALRKAGPVILQLQDISLSFGGVKALTNISFDVRQHEIRAIIGPNGAGKSSMLNVINGVYRPQHGEIILRGEHRRNMNCHAAAKAGIARTFQNIALFKGMTVLDNIMTGRNLKMKSNFLMQALHRGPARREEMAHREKAEQVIDFLEIQAIRKTPVGRLPYGLQKRVELGRALAAEPDILLLDEPMAGMNVEEKQDMCRFILDVNDQFGTTIVLIEHDMGVVMDISDRVVVLDYGKKIGDGTPDEVRANQDVINAYLGVAHGAADMENKQ; this is encoded by the coding sequence ATGCATGATCTGAACCAGCCAGTGCCTGGCAATGGCGCGCTGCGCAAGGCGGGGCCGGTGATCCTGCAGCTGCAGGACATCTCGCTCTCGTTTGGCGGCGTCAAGGCGCTCACCAACATCTCGTTTGACGTGCGCCAGCACGAGATCCGCGCCATCATTGGTCCCAATGGCGCGGGCAAGAGCTCCATGCTCAACGTGATCAACGGCGTGTATCGCCCCCAGCATGGTGAAATCATCCTGCGCGGCGAACACCGGCGCAACATGAACTGCCACGCCGCGGCCAAGGCGGGCATTGCGCGCACCTTCCAGAATATCGCCCTGTTCAAGGGCATGACGGTCCTTGACAACATCATGACCGGCCGGAACCTGAAGATGAAGTCGAACTTCCTGATGCAGGCGCTGCACAGGGGACCGGCGCGGCGCGAGGAAATGGCGCACCGTGAAAAGGCCGAACAGGTGATCGACTTCCTCGAGATCCAGGCCATCCGCAAGACGCCCGTGGGGCGCCTGCCCTACGGGCTGCAAAAGCGGGTGGAGCTGGGACGGGCGCTGGCGGCAGAACCGGACATCTTGCTGCTCGACGAACCCATGGCCGGCATGAATGTCGAGGAAAAGCAGGACATGTGCCGCTTCATCCTGGATGTGAACGACCAGTTCGGGACCACCATCGTCCTGATCGAGCATGACATGGGGGTGGTGATGGATATATCGGACCGCGTGGTGGTCCTCGATTACGGCAAGAAGATCGGTGACGGCACGCCCGACGAAGTGCGGGCCAACCAGGACGTGATCAACGCCTACCTGGGCGTGGCGCATGGCGCCGCTGACATGGAAAACAAACAATGA